The following are encoded together in the Roseobacter denitrificans OCh 114 genome:
- a CDS encoding cell division protein FtsX gives MGVKEIVLGDRGADRVVPPSGFTAQLIVFAAGAMAFLAVFALALSLASGRLAARWGDELAQSSTIRIVAPPEQRADQTALTLRILETTAGVAFARALDTDEQRALLAPWFGPELDLDALPVPQLIEVIQESSGFDAAGLRLRLAAEVPGAVFDDHQQWRAPLVQSARRLNALGVVSVLLLAASMAAMVTLAANAALAANAQVISVLRLVGATDQFIARAFIRRFTLRALAGAAGGMVLGMGAVLLLPPASDAGGFLTGLGFQGGQWLLPLLIPVLAAAVAFSATGWAARRVLKELS, from the coding sequence ATGGGCGTCAAGGAAATCGTGCTGGGGGATCGCGGGGCTGACCGCGTTGTGCCGCCCTCGGGCTTTACGGCGCAGCTTATTGTTTTCGCGGCGGGTGCCATGGCCTTTCTGGCGGTCTTTGCGCTGGCGCTCAGCCTTGCTTCGGGTCGCTTGGCGGCGCGTTGGGGGGATGAGTTGGCGCAATCCTCCACCATCCGTATTGTTGCCCCGCCAGAGCAGCGTGCGGATCAGACAGCCCTGACGCTGCGCATCCTCGAAACAACGGCTGGCGTCGCCTTTGCCCGTGCGCTGGATACTGATGAACAACGCGCGCTGCTGGCGCCATGGTTCGGGCCTGAACTGGACCTTGACGCGCTGCCGGTCCCGCAGCTGATCGAGGTCATTCAGGAGAGCAGCGGTTTTGACGCGGCGGGCTTGCGTTTGCGTCTGGCAGCAGAGGTGCCGGGGGCAGTATTTGACGATCACCAGCAATGGCGCGCGCCGCTGGTGCAATCGGCACGCCGTCTCAACGCGCTTGGCGTGGTGTCCGTTCTGCTGCTGGCAGCCAGCATGGCCGCGATGGTGACGCTGGCGGCCAATGCCGCACTGGCTGCAAATGCGCAGGTCATTTCAGTTTTGCGCCTTGTCGGGGCAACTGATCAATTCATTGCGCGTGCGTTTATCCGCCGCTTTACCCTGCGCGCGCTGGCGGGGGCGGCAGGGGGCATGGTGCTCGGGATGGGCGCGGTGTTGCTTTTGCCGCCCGCCTCGGATGCAGGCGGATTTCTGACTGGTCTTGGGTTTCAGGGCGGCCAGTGGCTTTTGCCGCTGTTGATCCCGGTCCTTGCCGCTGCTGTGGCATTCAGCGCGACGGGCTGGGCTGCCCGCCGCGTCCTCAAGGAGTTGTCGTGA
- a CDS encoding lysophospholipid acyltransferase family protein, with translation MFQYLRSVLFIAQMYIAMPIIGLLFAPWALVDKRGAFAACKGYSRYVFWTAKWMVGLRCEVRGTPPQGEALIAAKHQSFLDIMMIFTALPSAKFIMKKEILYTPIIGLYARRLDCVAVDRGKRGAAIEKMVADVEAGRSTPGQLIIYSQGTRVPPGEKRPYKVGTGILYEQLGQPCVPVATNVGVLWPKHGLLRKPGVAVVEFLPVIEPGLPRDAFMKQLENVVETRSDALMAEAGFTDGNHT, from the coding sequence ATGTTTCAATACCTGCGATCCGTGCTGTTCATTGCACAAATGTATATTGCGATGCCGATCATTGGTCTGTTGTTCGCGCCTTGGGCATTGGTGGACAAACGCGGTGCCTTTGCCGCTTGCAAGGGCTATTCGCGCTATGTGTTCTGGACGGCGAAATGGATGGTCGGGCTGCGCTGCGAAGTGCGCGGGACGCCGCCTCAGGGCGAGGCGCTGATTGCGGCCAAGCATCAGTCTTTCCTTGATATCATGATGATCTTTACCGCCTTGCCCTCGGCGAAATTCATCATGAAAAAGGAGATACTCTATACGCCGATCATCGGGCTTTATGCGCGGCGTCTGGACTGTGTCGCCGTGGATCGTGGAAAACGTGGCGCGGCCATTGAAAAGATGGTGGCGGATGTCGAGGCCGGGCGCAGCACGCCGGGACAGTTGATCATTTACTCGCAAGGCACGCGTGTCCCGCCGGGGGAAAAGCGCCCGTATAAGGTGGGGACGGGCATCCTTTATGAACAGTTGGGTCAGCCATGTGTCCCCGTTGCGACCAATGTCGGCGTGCTTTGGCCAAAACACGGGCTGTTGCGCAAACCCGGGGTGGCGGTGGTTGAGTTCTTGCCGGTGATCGAACCGGGCCTGCCGCGTGATGCGTTTATGAAACAGCTGGAAAACGTGGTTGAGACGCGTTCCGATGCATTGATGGCAGAAGCGGGGTTCACGGATGGAAACCACACCTAA
- a CDS encoding pyridoxamine 5'-phosphate oxidase family protein, which yields METTPNRIASVEALESLYGTPGAPALRKVAGRMTPLYRRWVMTSKLCVLSTVGPEGTDGSPRGDDGPVVQELDPGTLLMPDWRGNNRLDSLRNIVQDGRVSLMFMVPGAHNVVRVNGTAWLSDDADLRARFDRQGRQPATVIVVEIAEIYTQCARALMRAGLWSGDDLSAQLPTVGEILSEMTDGAEGGTAYDQAWGARAAETMW from the coding sequence ATGGAAACCACACCTAACCGGATCGCCAGTGTGGAGGCGCTGGAGTCGCTTTATGGCACGCCCGGCGCCCCGGCGCTGCGCAAAGTGGCCGGCCGGATGACACCGCTTTATCGCCGCTGGGTCATGACCTCGAAGCTCTGCGTGCTCAGCACAGTGGGCCCAGAAGGCACCGACGGCAGCCCGCGCGGAGATGATGGCCCGGTGGTGCAGGAATTGGACCCCGGAACGCTGCTGATGCCTGATTGGCGGGGTAACAACCGGTTGGATTCACTGCGTAACATCGTGCAGGACGGGCGCGTATCGCTGATGTTCATGGTGCCGGGCGCGCACAATGTGGTGCGTGTGAATGGCACGGCATGGCTGAGTGATGATGCTGATTTGCGCGCACGATTTGATCGGCAGGGGCGTCAACCTGCGACTGTCATCGTTGTTGAGATTGCGGAGATTTACACCCAATGCGCCCGGGCGTTGATGCGTGCGGGGCTATGGTCTGGCGATGATCTGTCAGCGCAACTGCCCACCGTTGGCGAGATCCTGTCGGAAATGACCGACGGGGCCGAGGGTGGCACAGCCTATGATCAGGCATGGGGCGCGCGGGCTGCTGAAACCATGTGGTAG
- the lpdA gene encoding dihydrolipoyl dehydrogenase, whose protein sequence is MASYDVIIIGSGPGGYVCAIRCAQLGLKVACVEGRDTLGGTCLNVGCIPSKALLHASHMLHEAEHNFAAMGLVGKSPSVDWKKMMSYKEDTIGQNTKGIEFLFKKNKIDWLKGWGAIPEAGKVKVGDEVHEAKHIIIASGSEPASLPGVEVDEKTVVTSTGALELGKIPKKMVVIGAGVIGLELGSVYARLGAEVTVVEFLDAITPGMDAEVQKTFQRTLKKQGLKFIMGAAVQKTESLKTKAKVHYKLRKDDSEHVLDADVVLVATGRKPFTEGLGLDALGVKMSARGQIEVNAHWETNVPGIYAIGDVIDGPMLAHKAEDEGMAAAEQVAGKHGHVNYGVIPGVIYTHPEVANVGMTEENLKEAGHAYKVGKFSFMGNGRAKANFAGDGFVKIIADKDTDRILGAHIIGPAAGDLIHEICVAMEFGASAEDLAMTCHAHPTYSEAVREAALACGDGPIHM, encoded by the coding sequence ATGGCCAGCTACGACGTGATCATCATCGGCTCAGGCCCCGGCGGCTATGTCTGCGCCATTCGCTGCGCCCAACTGGGGCTGAAAGTGGCCTGCGTCGAGGGGCGCGACACGCTGGGCGGCACCTGCCTGAATGTCGGGTGCATTCCATCCAAAGCGCTCCTGCATGCCAGCCATATGCTGCACGAGGCAGAGCATAATTTCGCCGCCATGGGGCTGGTCGGCAAGAGCCCGTCGGTGGATTGGAAAAAGATGATGTCCTACAAGGAAGACACCATCGGCCAGAACACCAAGGGCATCGAATTCCTGTTCAAAAAGAACAAGATCGACTGGCTGAAAGGTTGGGGGGCCATTCCTGAGGCCGGCAAAGTCAAGGTCGGGGATGAGGTGCATGAAGCCAAGCACATCATCATCGCCTCTGGCTCCGAACCCGCATCCCTGCCCGGTGTCGAGGTCGATGAGAAAACCGTCGTGACCTCAACCGGCGCATTGGAACTGGGGAAGATCCCCAAGAAGATGGTGGTGATCGGTGCTGGCGTGATCGGGCTTGAACTGGGATCGGTCTATGCGCGCCTCGGTGCCGAGGTCACGGTGGTTGAATTTTTGGACGCGATCACCCCCGGCATGGACGCCGAAGTGCAGAAGACCTTCCAGAGAACGCTGAAAAAGCAGGGTCTTAAGTTCATCATGGGCGCTGCTGTACAAAAGACGGAGAGCCTCAAGACCAAGGCGAAAGTACACTACAAGCTGCGCAAGGACGACAGCGAACATGTGCTGGATGCCGATGTTGTTCTGGTGGCCACGGGCCGCAAACCCTTCACCGAAGGGCTGGGTCTGGACGCGCTGGGGGTCAAGATGTCCGCGCGGGGACAGATCGAGGTCAACGCCCATTGGGAAACCAATGTGCCGGGCATCTACGCGATCGGCGACGTGATCGACGGCCCGATGCTCGCCCACAAGGCCGAGGATGAAGGGATGGCCGCCGCCGAACAGGTTGCGGGCAAACATGGGCACGTGAACTACGGCGTGATCCCCGGCGTCATCTATACCCACCCCGAAGTGGCCAACGTCGGCATGACCGAGGAAAACCTGAAAGAGGCGGGCCATGCCTATAAGGTCGGCAAGTTCAGCTTCATGGGCAATGGCCGCGCGAAGGCGAATTTTGCCGGCGACGGTTTCGTCAAAATCATCGCCGACAAGGACACGGATCGCATCCTTGGTGCGCATATCATCGGCCCGGCGGCAGGTGATTTGATCCATGAAATCTGCGTTGCCATGGAATTCGGTGCCTCGGCAGAAGACCTCGCCATGACCTGCCATGCGCATCCGACCTACTCCGAAGCGGTCCGTGAGGCGGCACTGGCCTGCGGCGATGGTCCGATTCACATGTGA
- a CDS encoding MAPEG family protein — protein sequence MTPELTVLALAALLQVAQMCAYSVAANMQVDAKTAFGPRDTPVQLSGVAARLQRAMNNHFEGLVLFSIAVGIVAISGQSTGFTAACAWVYLGARIAYVPAYAFGLSPWRSIIWMIGIAATTALLIAGLI from the coding sequence ATGACACCTGAACTGACGGTCCTTGCGCTGGCAGCGCTGTTGCAGGTCGCCCAGATGTGCGCCTATTCCGTCGCCGCCAATATGCAGGTTGATGCCAAAACAGCCTTCGGGCCGCGCGACACGCCGGTCCAACTTAGCGGCGTTGCAGCGCGTTTACAGCGGGCGATGAACAACCACTTCGAAGGGCTGGTGCTGTTTTCGATTGCCGTGGGCATCGTTGCGATTTCGGGACAATCCACGGGCTTTACCGCCGCCTGCGCGTGGGTCTATCTGGGTGCGCGCATCGCTTACGTGCCCGCCTATGCCTTTGGCCTCAGCCCCTGGCGGTCGATCATCTGGATGATCGGCATCGCCGCGACAACCGCGCTGTTGATTGCAGGGCTGATTTGA
- a CDS encoding MAPEG family protein: MTEITILVLYGLLVILTLILQATGAMTQLGMGYLLGARDEGRTVSGIAGRLERALNNSVTAMVLFAPAVLLIVITESATNQSLLAAQAFLLARLVYLPAYAFGLTGIRSLAWTVGLLSTALLYFLSL, encoded by the coding sequence ATGACCGAAATCACCATCCTCGTTCTCTACGGCCTTCTGGTCATCCTCACCCTGATCCTGCAAGCCACGGGGGCCATGACGCAGCTTGGCATGGGCTACCTGTTGGGCGCGCGGGATGAGGGGCGCACGGTGTCGGGCATTGCGGGGCGGCTGGAACGGGCGCTCAACAACTCGGTCACGGCCATGGTGCTCTTTGCCCCTGCCGTCCTGCTGATCGTCATCACCGAAAGCGCGACCAACCAGTCCCTCCTCGCAGCGCAGGCGTTTTTGCTCGCACGCCTCGTCTACCTGCCCGCCTATGCCTTCGGATTGACGGGCATCCGCAGCCTCGCGTGGACGGTCGGGTTGCTGTCGACCGCACTGCTCTATTTCCTGTCGCTGTGA
- the odhB gene encoding 2-oxoglutarate dehydrogenase complex dihydrolipoyllysine-residue succinyltransferase: protein MTTEVRVPTLGESVTEATVATWFKKPGEAVAVDEMLCELETDKVTVEVPSPMAGTLGEIVAGEGETVGVNALLATISEGAAAQAPAENSAPTSAAASASVDVMVPTLGESVTEATVSTWFKAVGDSVAQDEMLCELETDKVSVEVPAPAAGTLSEILAPEGETVAAGGKLAVLSSGDGATSAPAAAAATPAPAAPAASGSKDVEDAPSAKKAMAQAGLSPDQVTGTGRDGRIMKEDVSQAIAAAASAPAPAATAPAPRAPVSADDASREERVKMTRLRQTIAKRLKDSQNTAAMLTTYNEVDMTEVMALRNEYKDLFLKKHGVKLGFMSFFTKACCHALREVPEVNAEIDGTDIVYKNFVHMGIAAGTPTGLVVPVIRDADAMSFHAIEQAIAEKGARARDGKLSMAEMQGGTFTISNGGVYGSLMSSPILNPPQSGILGMHKIQDRPMAINGQVVIRPMMYLALSYDHRIVDGKGAVTFLVRVKEALEDPRRLLMDL, encoded by the coding sequence ATGACCACTGAAGTACGCGTACCAACATTGGGCGAATCCGTCACCGAGGCCACCGTCGCCACCTGGTTCAAGAAGCCTGGTGAGGCTGTGGCCGTGGACGAAATGCTCTGCGAATTGGAAACGGATAAGGTCACGGTCGAAGTGCCCTCGCCCATGGCGGGCACATTGGGTGAGATCGTGGCAGGCGAAGGCGAAACCGTCGGCGTCAATGCGCTGCTTGCGACCATTTCCGAAGGGGCGGCAGCACAGGCCCCGGCTGAGAATTCCGCCCCAACATCGGCTGCCGCATCCGCCTCCGTCGATGTGATGGTGCCGACGCTCGGCGAGTCCGTGACCGAAGCAACGGTCAGCACGTGGTTCAAAGCCGTCGGCGACAGCGTGGCGCAGGATGAAATGCTCTGCGAGCTGGAGACCGACAAGGTCAGCGTCGAGGTCCCCGCCCCCGCCGCCGGCACCCTGAGTGAAATCCTTGCACCCGAAGGCGAGACCGTCGCCGCGGGAGGCAAACTGGCTGTCCTGTCTTCAGGCGATGGGGCCACCTCCGCCCCGGCAGCAGCCGCCGCCACACCTGCCCCCGCAGCGCCCGCCGCAAGCGGGAGCAAGGACGTCGAAGACGCCCCATCCGCCAAGAAAGCCATGGCGCAGGCCGGTCTGAGCCCTGATCAGGTCACCGGCACGGGCCGCGACGGGCGCATCATGAAGGAAGACGTAAGTCAGGCCATTGCTGCTGCGGCTTCGGCCCCAGCGCCTGCGGCGACTGCGCCCGCCCCGCGTGCCCCTGTCTCTGCCGATGATGCAAGCCGCGAGGAGCGGGTGAAGATGACCCGTCTGCGCCAGACCATCGCCAAGCGCCTCAAGGACAGTCAGAACACCGCCGCCATGCTCACCACCTACAACGAGGTCGACATGACCGAGGTGATGGCCCTGCGCAACGAATACAAAGACCTGTTTCTCAAAAAGCACGGGGTCAAGCTGGGGTTCATGTCCTTCTTTACCAAGGCCTGCTGCCACGCCCTGCGCGAGGTGCCCGAGGTCAACGCAGAGATTGATGGCACGGATATCGTCTATAAGAACTTCGTGCATATGGGCATCGCGGCGGGCACGCCCACGGGCCTTGTGGTGCCGGTCATTCGCGATGCGGATGCCATGTCGTTCCACGCCATCGAACAGGCGATTGCCGAAAAAGGCGCGCGCGCGCGCGACGGCAAGCTGAGCATGGCGGAAATGCAGGGCGGGACCTTCACGATCTCGAACGGCGGGGTTTACGGCTCGCTGATGAGTTCCCCGATCCTGAACCCGCCGCAATCGGGCATCCTAGGCATGCATAAAATTCAGGACCGCCCCATGGCGATCAATGGCCAGGTCGTGATCCGCCCGATGATGTATCTGGCGCTCAGCTATGACCACCGGATCGTCGACGGCAAGGGTGCTGTGACCTTCCTCGTGCGCGTGAAGGAAGCGCTGGAAGATCCACGGCGCTTGCTGATGGATTTGTGA
- a CDS encoding 2-oxoglutarate dehydrogenase E1 component, whose protein sequence is MTDHPANDQFHASSFMQGHNAEYLEQMYARYANDPSAVDAAWQAFFKAMGDDEVSVKREAQGPSWARSDWPPQPGDDLTAALTGEWAPEPEVQAAAGKIQAKAAEQGVEVTDEQIKRAVLDSIRALMLIRAYRIRGHLVADLDPLGMREQTPHPELDPKSYGFTEADMDRPIFIDKVLGLEMASMREILSIVKRTYCGTFALQYMHISNPEEAGWLKERIEGFGKEVAFTREGRKAILSKLVEAEGFEKFLHVKYMGTKRFGLDGGESLVPAMEQIIKRGGALGVRDIVIGMPHRGRLSVLANVMAKPYRAIFNEFQGGSFKPEDVDGSGDVKYHLGASSDREFDGNTVHLSLTANPSHLEAVNPVVLGKCRAKQDQNNDPDRTSVMPILLHGDAAFAGQGVVAECFALSGLRGHRTGGTMHIVVNNQIGFTTAPHFSRSSPYPTDNALVVEAPIFHVNGDDPEAVVHAAKVATEFRQKFKRDVVIDIFCYRRFGHNEGDEPMFTNPMMYKKIKGHKTTLSLYTERLVKDGLIPEGEIEDMKAAFQAYMNEEFEAGKEYRPNKADWLDGKWSHLDKQKNQYQRGKTAISKATMAEVGKALYTAPDDYPIHKTVGRLLEAKKQMFDTGKGFDWATAEALAFGSLLTEGYPVRLAGQDSTRGTFSQRHSGLVNQNTEERFYPLNNIKSGQAQYEVIDSMLSEYAVLGFEYGYSMAEPNALTLWEAQFGDFANGAQIMFDQFISSGESKWLRMSGLVCLLPHGFEGQGPEHSSARLERFLQMCGQDNWIVANCTTPANYFHILRRQIHRSFRKPLILMTPKSLLRHKLAVSTAEEFTTGSSFHRLMWDDAQQGNSKTELVPDKKIRRVVMCSGKVYYDLLEERDERGIDDIYILRVEQFYPFPAQSAVKELERFKQAEVVWCQEEPKNQGAWTFIEPNIEWVLGRIKAKHPRPIYVGRATSASPATGLASQHNAQQAALVNEALTIEGN, encoded by the coding sequence ATGACCGACCATCCCGCCAACGACCAGTTCCATGCGTCCTCCTTCATGCAGGGGCACAACGCGGAATATCTCGAACAGATGTATGCGCGCTATGCCAATGACCCCTCGGCGGTCGACGCGGCATGGCAGGCGTTTTTCAAAGCCATGGGCGATGATGAGGTTTCGGTCAAACGCGAGGCACAGGGGCCATCCTGGGCGCGCAGCGACTGGCCACCCCAGCCCGGTGACGATCTGACCGCAGCGCTGACCGGTGAATGGGCGCCGGAGCCCGAGGTCCAAGCGGCCGCTGGCAAAATTCAGGCCAAAGCCGCCGAGCAGGGTGTCGAAGTTACAGATGAGCAGATCAAACGTGCGGTGCTGGATTCCATCCGCGCGCTGATGCTGATCCGCGCCTACCGCATCCGGGGTCACCTTGTGGCCGATCTGGACCCGCTGGGCATGCGCGAGCAGACCCCCCACCCCGAACTTGACCCCAAATCCTACGGGTTCACTGAGGCGGACATGGATCGCCCGATCTTCATCGACAAGGTGCTTGGCCTTGAAATGGCGTCGATGCGCGAAATCCTGTCGATCGTAAAGCGGACCTACTGCGGGACCTTTGCGCTGCAATACATGCACATTTCCAACCCCGAAGAAGCCGGCTGGCTCAAGGAGCGGATCGAGGGGTTCGGCAAGGAAGTCGCCTTCACCCGCGAAGGGCGCAAGGCGATCCTGTCCAAACTGGTTGAGGCAGAGGGTTTTGAGAAATTCCTCCACGTCAAATACATGGGCACCAAACGGTTCGGCCTTGATGGCGGCGAAAGCCTCGTGCCCGCGATGGAACAGATCATCAAACGCGGCGGCGCGCTGGGTGTGCGCGACATCGTGATCGGCATGCCCCACCGGGGGCGGCTGTCGGTGCTGGCCAATGTGATGGCCAAACCCTACCGCGCCATTTTCAACGAATTTCAGGGCGGCAGTTTCAAGCCCGAAGACGTGGATGGTTCAGGAGACGTAAAATATCACCTGGGCGCGTCCTCGGATCGCGAGTTTGACGGCAACACGGTGCACCTGAGCCTGACAGCCAACCCCAGCCACCTTGAGGCGGTCAACCCTGTGGTTCTGGGCAAGTGCCGTGCCAAGCAGGATCAGAACAACGATCCGGACCGCACCAGCGTCATGCCGATCCTGTTGCACGGCGATGCGGCCTTTGCCGGACAAGGGGTCGTGGCGGAATGTTTCGCGCTTTCCGGTCTGCGCGGGCACCGGACGGGCGGCACCATGCATATCGTGGTCAATAACCAGATCGGCTTTACCACGGCACCGCATTTTTCACGCTCCTCACCCTATCCGACAGACAATGCGCTGGTGGTCGAAGCGCCCATTTTCCACGTCAACGGGGATGATCCGGAGGCGGTCGTTCATGCGGCCAAGGTCGCGACGGAATTCCGCCAGAAGTTCAAGAGAGATGTGGTAATTGATATCTTCTGCTACCGCCGGTTTGGTCATAACGAAGGCGATGAGCCGATGTTCACCAACCCGATGATGTACAAGAAGATCAAGGGCCATAAAACCACGCTCAGCCTTTACACTGAACGGCTGGTCAAGGACGGGCTGATCCCCGAAGGCGAGATCGAAGACATGAAAGCCGCGTTTCAGGCCTATATGAACGAAGAGTTCGAGGCCGGAAAAGAGTATCGCCCGAACAAGGCGGACTGGCTTGACGGGAAATGGTCACATCTGGACAAACAGAAAAACCAGTACCAGCGCGGCAAGACGGCGATCTCCAAGGCCACGATGGCCGAGGTGGGCAAGGCCCTTTACACAGCACCGGACGACTATCCGATCCACAAGACGGTCGGGCGTCTGCTGGAGGCCAAGAAGCAGATGTTCGACACGGGCAAGGGGTTTGACTGGGCAACCGCCGAGGCGCTGGCCTTCGGCTCGCTGCTGACCGAGGGCTACCCTGTGCGCCTTGCCGGGCAGGACAGCACGCGCGGCACCTTTTCGCAGCGCCACTCCGGTCTGGTGAACCAGAACACCGAAGAGCGCTTCTATCCGCTCAACAACATCAAATCCGGGCAGGCCCAATATGAGGTCATCGACTCGATGCTGTCGGAGTATGCGGTGCTCGGGTTCGAATACGGGTATTCCATGGCCGAACCCAACGCGCTGACGCTCTGGGAAGCGCAATTCGGTGACTTTGCCAATGGCGCGCAGATCATGTTCGACCAGTTCATTTCTTCGGGTGAAAGCAAATGGCTGCGCATGTCGGGCCTTGTCTGCCTGCTGCCCCACGGGTTCGAGGGGCAAGGGCCGGAGCACTCCTCCGCCCGGCTGGAACGGTTTTTGCAAATGTGCGGTCAGGACAACTGGATCGTTGCCAATTGCACGACACCGGCCAACTATTTCCACATCCTGCGGCGTCAGATTCACCGCTCCTTCCGCAAGCCGCTGATCCTGATGACCCCGAAATCGCTGCTGCGCCACAAGCTCGCGGTCAGCACGGCCGAGGAATTCACCACCGGTTCCAGCTTCCACCGCCTGATGTGGGACGATGCGCAGCAGGGCAATTCCAAAACCGAACTGGTGCCGGACAAGAAAATCAGACGCGTCGTGATGTGTTCGGGCAAGGTCTATTACGACCTGCTTGAGGAACGCGACGAACGCGGGATCGATGACATCTACATCCTGCGGGTTGAGCAGTTCTATCCTTTCCCCGCGCAATCTGCGGTCAAGGAGCTTGAACGCTTCAAACAGGCCGAGGTTGTCTGGTGTCAGGAAGAGCCCAAGAACCAGGGCGCATGGACCTTTATCGAACCCAACATCGAATGGGTTCTGGGCCGCATCAAAGCCAAACACCCAAGGCCGATCTATGTGGGCCGCGCCACCTCCGCCTCGCCCGCGACCGGACTGGCCTCTCAGCACAACGCACAGCAAGCAGCCCTCGTGAACGAAGCGCTGACGATTGAAGGAAACTAA
- a CDS encoding DUF805 domain-containing protein: MTFTQSIKTCFRKYFTFSGRASRSEYWWFFLFTILGGLFFGFIEGFINGASGTPDGPTLLSGAFNLATFVPTLAVGWRRMHDSGRSGVYLFYPLIAIVGLSIFIGLFGGTELLTSSDPASLFEGAFGIIVIISLIVVALSPFIVVFWLTRPSQPGPNTYGPNPNEVSQ, encoded by the coding sequence ATGACCTTCACCCAATCCATCAAAACCTGCTTTCGAAAATACTTCACGTTCTCCGGCCGTGCATCGCGATCAGAATACTGGTGGTTTTTCCTGTTCACTATCTTGGGCGGTTTGTTTTTCGGTTTTATTGAGGGGTTCATCAACGGAGCATCGGGCACCCCCGACGGCCCGACCCTGCTGTCCGGAGCCTTCAACCTGGCTACTTTTGTTCCAACTCTCGCCGTTGGCTGGCGTCGCATGCACGACAGCGGGCGGTCGGGTGTCTATCTGTTTTATCCGTTGATCGCGATTGTTGGGCTATCCATTTTCATCGGTCTTTTTGGAGGCACTGAGCTTCTCACCAGCTCCGACCCTGCATCTTTATTTGAGGGTGCCTTCGGGATCATCGTGATCATTTCGCTGATCGTCGTAGCACTTTCGCCATTCATCGTAGTCTTCTGGCTCACTCGCCCGTCTCAACCCGGCCCCAACACCTACGGTCCCAACCCAAATGAGGTATCCCAATGA